In Porphyrobacter sp. LM 6, one DNA window encodes the following:
- a CDS encoding GNAT family N-acetyltransferase, with the protein MRIALADLADPRVRDLVAFHQRAMIAGSPPGLSFALDLSGLQADGVKVWAVEIDGQVAAIGALKRLDAARGEVKSMRTHPDFLRRGLAAALLETIIADAQAQGLSVLSLETGSGPAFEPVLALYRRRGFVNGEAFADYVLTDFNQCLHLRLD; encoded by the coding sequence GTGCGCATCGCCCTCGCCGATCTCGCCGACCCCCGCGTTCGGGATCTCGTCGCCTTCCACCAGCGCGCGATGATCGCAGGATCACCGCCGGGGCTGAGCTTTGCGCTCGATCTCAGCGGCTTGCAGGCAGACGGGGTGAAGGTATGGGCGGTGGAGATCGACGGGCAGGTAGCCGCGATCGGCGCTCTCAAGCGGCTCGATGCCGCGCGCGGCGAAGTGAAGTCGATGCGCACCCATCCCGATTTCCTGCGGCGCGGGCTGGCAGCAGCCTTGCTGGAGACGATTATTGCTGATGCGCAAGCACAGGGCCTGTCAGTGCTGAGCCTCGAGACGGGGAGTGGTCCCGCGTTCGAACCGGTGCTGGCGCTCTACCGGCGGCGCGGGTTCGTGAATGGCGAGGCGTTTGCCGACTACGTGCTGACCGACTTCAACCAGTGCCTCCATCTGAGGCTGGATTAG
- a CDS encoding cyclase family protein, whose translation MTRFVDLSIPITNAVISDPEVMRPKVTYMTHESTWEQIAMFFPGLTREDLPDGEGWAVEFVELSTHNGTHMDAPWHFHSTTDSGASPAPSIDEAPLDRFFRPGVKLDFSHLPHGHVVSAAEVEAELTRIGHTLQPLDIVLVQSGAVYGTDNFTDQGVGLGAEATLWLTERGVEVVGTDAWSWDAPFSHTAKRWAETRDPAIIWEGHKAGRIRPYYQIEKLANLDSLPPHGFMVSCFPVKIERASAGWIRAVAMVDE comes from the coding sequence ATGACCCGCTTCGTCGACCTCTCGATCCCGATCACCAACGCCGTGATCTCCGATCCCGAGGTGATGCGGCCCAAGGTCACCTACATGACCCACGAGAGCACGTGGGAGCAAATCGCGATGTTTTTCCCCGGTCTGACCCGCGAAGACCTGCCCGATGGCGAAGGCTGGGCGGTCGAATTCGTCGAGCTATCGACCCACAACGGCACCCACATGGATGCGCCGTGGCACTTCCATTCGACCACGGATAGCGGCGCAAGCCCCGCCCCGAGTATCGACGAAGCGCCGCTTGATCGCTTCTTCCGTCCGGGCGTGAAGCTCGACTTCTCGCACCTCCCCCACGGCCATGTGGTGAGCGCCGCCGAAGTCGAGGCGGAGCTGACGCGGATCGGCCATACCCTCCAGCCGCTCGATATCGTGCTGGTGCAGTCCGGCGCGGTATATGGCACCGACAATTTCACCGATCAGGGCGTGGGCCTCGGCGCGGAGGCGACCTTATGGCTCACCGAACGCGGCGTCGAGGTCGTCGGCACCGATGCCTGGAGTTGGGACGCGCCCTTCAGCCACACCGCCAAGCGCTGGGCCGAAACCCGCGATCCTGCGATCATCTGGGAAGGCCACAAGGCCGGGCGCATCCGGCCCTATTACCAGATCGAAAAGCTGGCGAACCTCGACAGCCTGCCGCCGCACGGCTTCATGGTGAGCTGCTTTCCCGTGAAGATCGAGCGCGCCAGCGCCGGCTGGATCCGCGCGGTGGCGATGGTGGACGAATAG
- the aroB gene encoding 3-dehydroquinate synthase, translated as MAVIPVALAGRAYEVVIEEGLLARLTEAAAPFFKPYAGGRAVPFVADANTHRLFGERVNAHLAAAGFAAEWFVVEPGEDAKSWAVLEQLTDWLLAQGVTRKDHVFALGGGVVGDLVGFACAVTKRGCGFVQLPTTLLAQVDSSVGGKTAINTRAGKNLIGAFHQPSLVLIDPMVLATLPPREMRAGFAEVLKYGLLGDAAFFAWLEANVEKVLARDPAALEHAIATSIAMKARIVAEDERETEDRRALLNLGHTFGHALEAETGFSDRLLHGEAVAMGMVLAAKYSAHRGEISAADADRAETAIAAAGLPASLAALGLTCVGAALVDHMRHDKKAEGTTLPFLLLRRLGEAYVARDVDLTDIAAFLDGELAA; from the coding sequence ATGGCTGTAATTCCCGTCGCGCTGGCCGGGCGCGCCTATGAGGTGGTGATCGAGGAAGGCCTGCTGGCCCGCCTGACCGAGGCGGCCGCGCCTTTCTTCAAACCCTATGCGGGCGGCCGCGCGGTGCCCTTTGTGGCCGATGCCAACACCCACCGGCTGTTTGGCGAGCGTGTCAACGCGCACCTCGCCGCAGCCGGCTTTGCAGCCGAATGGTTCGTGGTCGAGCCAGGCGAGGATGCCAAGAGCTGGGCCGTGCTCGAACAGCTGACGGACTGGTTGCTGGCACAAGGCGTGACCCGCAAGGACCATGTCTTTGCGCTAGGCGGCGGGGTGGTTGGCGATCTGGTCGGCTTTGCCTGCGCGGTGACCAAGCGCGGCTGTGGTTTCGTACAATTGCCCACCACGCTGCTCGCACAGGTCGACAGCTCGGTCGGCGGGAAGACTGCGATCAACACTCGGGCAGGCAAGAACCTGATCGGCGCGTTCCACCAGCCCTCGCTGGTGCTGATCGACCCGATGGTGCTCGCCACCCTGCCCCCCCGCGAAATGCGCGCAGGTTTTGCCGAGGTGCTGAAATATGGCCTACTCGGCGACGCGGCGTTCTTCGCGTGGCTCGAAGCGAACGTCGAAAAGGTGCTGGCGCGCGATCCGGCCGCGCTCGAACACGCCATCGCTACGAGCATCGCCATGAAGGCCAGAATTGTCGCCGAGGACGAGCGGGAGACCGAAGATCGCCGCGCGCTGCTGAACCTCGGGCACACCTTCGGCCATGCGCTCGAGGCCGAGACCGGCTTTTCCGACCGCCTGCTGCACGGCGAGGCGGTGGCGATGGGCATGGTGCTGGCCGCAAAATATTCGGCACACCGGGGCGAGATTTCAGCCGCCGATGCGGATCGGGCCGAGACAGCGATTGCCGCGGCAGGCCTACCCGCCAGCCTCGCCGCACTCGGCCTGACCTGCGTCGGCGCGGCGCTCGTCGATCACATGCGCCATGACAAGAAGGCCGAAGGCACCACCCTGCCCTTCCTGCTGCTGCGGCGACTGGGCGAGGCTTACGTCGCGCGCGATGTCGATCTGACCGATATCGCCGCCTTCCTTGATGGAGAACTGGCCGCATGA
- a CDS encoding shikimate kinase has product MSATTPLPEHDPAAIAARITQPVVLVGLMGVGKSTVGRKLAAMLRRDFVDADEAIVEAAQRSIPEIFATFGEAHFRDGERRVIARLIEERHGVIATGGGAFVDPSTRALILERAIAVWIDCDVDTLVERTARRNTRPLLQNGDPKEILTRLAAERAPFYAEAPIRVTSVNGPHADTARAILEAIDQWL; this is encoded by the coding sequence ATGTCCGCCACAACGCCTCTGCCCGAACACGATCCTGCCGCGATCGCCGCGCGCATCACGCAGCCCGTGGTGCTGGTGGGGCTGATGGGCGTGGGCAAGTCCACTGTCGGGCGCAAGCTGGCGGCGATGCTGCGGCGCGATTTCGTCGATGCCGACGAGGCCATCGTCGAGGCCGCCCAGCGTTCAATCCCAGAAATCTTCGCGACCTTTGGCGAGGCGCATTTCCGCGATGGCGAGCGGCGCGTGATCGCCCGCCTGATCGAGGAACGCCACGGCGTGATCGCCACCGGCGGCGGGGCCTTTGTCGATCCGTCGACCCGCGCGCTCATCCTCGAACGCGCCATTGCGGTGTGGATCGATTGCGATGTCGACACGCTGGTCGAACGCACCGCGCGGCGCAACACGCGGCCCCTCCTCCAGAACGGCGACCCCAAGGAAATCCTCACCCGGCTGGCGGCCGAGCGCGCGCCCTTCTATGCCGAAGCCCCCATCCGCGTGACGAGCGTGAATGGCCCCCATGCCGACACCGCGCGCGCGATACTCGAGGCGATTGACCAATGGCTGTAA